In Dyadobacter subterraneus, a single genomic region encodes these proteins:
- a CDS encoding GNAT family N-acetyltransferase, producing the protein MNITIREIQPEDNAELAQVIRKALEEFKANKPGTVYYDKSTDHLSDLFKTENSVYFVALENDILLGGAGIFPTEGLDPDTTELVKMYLKPEARGKGLGRTIILKCIEYAKSKGYKRIYLETMTELDKAVKAYEKLGFELLDHPLGNSGHHSCELWMVRSIE; encoded by the coding sequence ATGAATATTACAATCAGAGAAATTCAACCGGAGGATAACGCCGAACTGGCACAAGTGATTAGAAAAGCGCTGGAAGAATTTAAAGCCAATAAACCAGGAACTGTTTATTACGATAAAAGTACGGATCATTTAAGCGATCTTTTCAAAACGGAAAACAGCGTTTATTTCGTAGCACTGGAAAATGATATATTGTTAGGCGGAGCAGGCATTTTCCCAACCGAAGGCTTGGATCCGGATACCACCGAACTGGTTAAAATGTATCTCAAACCGGAAGCAAGAGGCAAAGGGCTTGGAAGAACTATAATTCTGAAATGTATAGAATACGCCAAAAGCAAAGGATACAAAAGAATTTATCTTGAAACGATGACGGAACTTGATAAAGCAGTTAAGGCTTATGAAAAGTTGGGATTTGAATTGTTAGATCATCCGCTGGGAAATAGCGGTCATCACTCCTGCGAATTGTGGATGGTGAGAAGTATTGAATAA
- a CDS encoding UvrD-helicase domain-containing protein codes for MFKVYSSSAGSGKTYTLTKEYLKLALHSNSDTYFRQILAVTFTNAAANEMKERILLMLRTFANAMSAEGTEHPMLRDVVTELYPVTLEDPELYAGAKELISGRAQLVFRQILHRYSDFSVMTIDKFTQRLISSFTDELGIPFVFETQLDGQLLDDAVDRLLARIGQDGEEILSDIVEKYYREKAEEGKSWSSLPAQIRETAGTLLSEQSYLQMQRVANLQMSDWVSIRNQMRVFVKGREDAIKRLSLSAFELIQAELLSDKDFYQGARGIYGYFKDRSEGKNTWTAPNSYVSGKTIGEENWYGAKTAGPIKNKIEAIRLELERLYFEIEKIRDGESAKITLYTQLDRHLYNLSLLGEIRKEFDVLLKQNNQVHISDFNRRILEIVSREPVPFIFERLGEKYNHILVDEFQDTSKLQFANLLPLIENALADGYFNLIVGDAKQSIYRFRGGDMDLILHLAQNQVMQLMPILGDNIYNEERLWSVDSHLEINHLRTNRRSFREITNFNNQFFGFISETVGEEYPLIRHVYDDNFRQEIPDGVNEGGHVQMEFIDMQEFADEFLENQTKNDAIVKRSVELISELRNSGYQWRDIAILCRKKKEATALANALKETGYPLISDDALSLAYSRSVHFVISFMEVLHTDQRLKRYEAAYLFHRVIRKENPSAEEHEALRKLCTQKGLDTFLSYFLKWNIELTAFRIRQLTVFELSEQLMQTFGLFENKTENEYLFRFLDVVLEFGTRRSNHLGDFLQYWETSKHKLSITIPADTDALRITTIHKSKGLEYPVVIVPYANWKVTPNAKLDRLWIDLDEVSYDELVLKEKENELFPITKKLRSSLVSVVKDLDSTLVADQYQEEKTRTLVENLNLLYVAFTRPIQRLYILAKREKNWKQSQQVSTWLHDYISQPESQPAYDELESKFILSQGNQDCFHSHSKNNAETYLISDVISNDRTDTLRLRRMAERIFDIETFERKKDRLQKMRHLLIKMNIESDLPQTVSQLIREGIVVREEARSLYDQVKNLLQNKLLNDLYNENVKVQTNKELLLPGGKMLHIDRIVQLPDESFVFMTFIAGSGNEQPKNHLKRLIRVFENEGNVARAVLITLENEVIEWIS; via the coding sequence GTGTTCAAAGTATATAGCTCTTCCGCTGGTTCAGGTAAAACTTATACGCTTACCAAAGAGTATCTCAAACTTGCCCTGCATTCCAATTCTGACACTTATTTCAGGCAAATTCTGGCTGTAACTTTTACAAATGCTGCGGCAAATGAAATGAAGGAGCGGATTTTGCTGATGTTAAGAACTTTCGCTAATGCAATGTCGGCGGAAGGAACAGAGCATCCGATGCTTAGAGATGTCGTTACTGAATTATATCCGGTAACGTTGGAGGATCCGGAGCTTTACGCAGGTGCAAAGGAGCTGATTTCCGGTCGCGCACAGCTGGTTTTTCGTCAGATACTGCATCGCTATTCAGATTTTTCAGTGATGACGATTGATAAGTTTACACAGCGACTGATCAGTAGTTTTACGGATGAACTTGGAATTCCTTTTGTTTTTGAAACTCAGCTTGACGGACAATTACTCGATGACGCGGTAGACCGTTTACTGGCCCGCATTGGTCAGGATGGAGAAGAGATTTTATCAGATATCGTTGAAAAATATTACAGGGAAAAAGCAGAAGAAGGAAAAAGCTGGTCGTCATTGCCGGCACAAATAAGAGAAACGGCCGGCACCTTGTTAAGCGAGCAAAGTTATCTGCAAATGCAGCGTGTTGCCAATTTGCAAATGAGCGACTGGGTGTCGATTCGAAATCAAATGCGTGTTTTTGTGAAGGGACGGGAGGATGCTATAAAACGTCTTTCACTTAGTGCGTTTGAACTTATTCAGGCGGAATTATTGTCAGATAAAGATTTTTATCAGGGAGCTCGGGGAATTTATGGATATTTCAAAGACAGGAGCGAGGGCAAAAATACCTGGACTGCGCCTAATTCTTACGTAAGCGGAAAAACAATTGGTGAGGAAAACTGGTATGGTGCAAAAACTGCGGGACCGATTAAAAATAAAATTGAAGCGATAAGACTGGAACTGGAACGGTTGTATTTTGAAATTGAAAAGATCAGAGACGGAGAATCGGCTAAGATCACTTTGTATACTCAGCTCGACAGGCACTTATATAACTTGTCGCTTTTGGGAGAAATCCGGAAGGAATTTGATGTACTTTTGAAACAAAATAACCAGGTACATATTTCTGATTTTAACCGTCGGATTCTTGAAATTGTATCAAGAGAGCCGGTTCCATTTATTTTTGAGCGCCTTGGCGAAAAGTATAATCATATTCTGGTAGATGAATTCCAGGATACTTCCAAATTGCAGTTTGCCAATTTACTTCCTTTAATTGAAAATGCACTGGCGGATGGTTATTTCAACCTGATTGTGGGTGATGCAAAACAATCCATTTACCGTTTCAGAGGTGGAGATATGGATTTGATTTTGCATCTGGCACAAAACCAGGTGATGCAGCTGATGCCGATTCTGGGCGATAATATTTACAATGAGGAAAGATTATGGAGCGTTGACAGCCATCTTGAAATAAACCATTTACGTACTAACCGCAGAAGTTTCAGGGAAATTACCAATTTCAATAATCAGTTTTTTGGATTTATTTCAGAAACAGTAGGTGAAGAATATCCTTTGATCCGCCATGTTTATGATGATAATTTCAGACAGGAAATACCTGATGGTGTAAATGAAGGCGGCCATGTGCAGATGGAATTTATTGATATGCAGGAATTTGCGGATGAGTTTTTAGAAAACCAGACAAAAAATGATGCGATCGTAAAACGAAGTGTTGAGCTGATTTCCGAGCTGCGAAATTCCGGCTACCAATGGCGTGATATTGCCATATTATGTCGTAAAAAGAAAGAGGCTACTGCTTTGGCAAATGCTTTGAAAGAGACAGGATATCCGCTTATTTCCGACGATGCTTTATCATTAGCTTATTCCAGATCCGTGCATTTCGTCATTTCGTTTATGGAGGTATTACATACTGACCAGCGATTAAAACGATATGAAGCAGCTTATTTGTTTCACCGGGTTATCAGAAAAGAAAACCCGAGTGCAGAAGAACATGAGGCACTTCGCAAGCTTTGCACTCAGAAAGGGCTGGATACTTTTTTAAGTTATTTTCTGAAATGGAACATTGAATTAACCGCGTTCCGAATCCGCCAATTAACGGTGTTTGAGCTCAGTGAGCAATTGATGCAAACTTTTGGACTTTTTGAAAACAAGACTGAAAATGAATATTTGTTCCGTTTCCTTGACGTCGTGCTGGAATTTGGAACACGCAGAAGTAATCACCTTGGAGACTTTCTTCAATACTGGGAGACATCAAAACATAAACTTTCCATCACAATTCCGGCTGATACGGATGCGCTCCGGATCACAACCATTCATAAATCAAAGGGTCTGGAATATCCGGTAGTTATCGTTCCCTATGCAAATTGGAAAGTCACCCCTAATGCAAAACTTGACAGGTTATGGATTGATCTGGATGAGGTTTCCTATGACGAACTGGTTTTAAAAGAAAAAGAAAATGAGCTTTTCCCGATCACCAAGAAATTGAGAAGTTCTCTGGTTTCGGTGGTTAAGGATTTGGATAGTACGCTTGTCGCTGATCAGTATCAGGAAGAGAAAACAAGGACGCTGGTTGAAAACCTGAATTTGCTTTACGTTGCTTTTACAAGACCCATTCAGCGTTTGTATATTTTGGCAAAACGTGAAAAAAACTGGAAGCAATCGCAGCAGGTAAGTACCTGGCTTCACGATTATATAAGTCAGCCGGAATCGCAGCCGGCTTATGACGAGCTTGAAAGTAAATTTATTCTGTCGCAGGGAAATCAGGATTGTTTTCATTCACATTCGAAAAATAACGCCGAAACTTATCTGATCAGTGATGTAATCAGTAATGACCGAACCGATACGCTTCGCCTCAGAAGAATGGCAGAGCGGATTTTTGATATCGAAACTTTTGAAAGGAAAAAAGATCGACTTCAAAAAATGAGGCATTTGTTGATTAAAATGAATATTGAATCTGATTTGCCTCAGACTGTCAGTCAGCTTATTCGTGAAGGAATTGTGGTGAGAGAGGAAGCGAGGAGCCTTTATGATCAGGTAAAAAATTTATTGCAAAATAAGTTGCTGAATGATTTATACAACGAAAATGTCAAAGTTCAAACTAATAAAGAGTTGTTACTTCCGGGCGGAAAAATGCTTCATATAGACAGAATCGTTCAATTACCAGATGAATCGTTTGTTTTTATGACTTTTATTGCCGGAAGCGGAAATGAACAACCTAAAAATCATTTAAAACGTCTGATACGGGTTTTTGAAAATGAAGGAAATGTGGCAAGAGCGGTTTTAATAACGCTTGAAAATGAAGTTATTGAGTGGATAAGTTAG
- a CDS encoding class I SAM-dependent methyltransferase yields the protein MKAIISLVLRYIPRPYLQLVGHWVARFLSIFYIGNKVECPVCNSHYRKFLPYGRNTSSRDNALCPHCLSLERHRLMGLYLKRKTNFFSADLKVLHVAPEYCFIDRFEHMKNLDYITADIESPLAKVKMDIHDIPFPDNTFDVAFCNHVMEHVDDYIRAMSELHRVLKPGGWALIQSPQDLKYEFTYEDASITDPREREIHFLQNDHLRLFGRNYGRELEKGGFTVTEDRFVMDELTPAEVKRYSLPSQEIVYFCQK from the coding sequence ATGAAAGCCATCATAAGTTTAGTTTTACGTTATATTCCTCGTCCCTATCTGCAACTTGTCGGTCACTGGGTTGCCCGTTTTCTGAGTATTTTTTACATTGGAAATAAGGTTGAATGTCCTGTTTGCAACAGCCATTACCGCAAGTTTTTACCTTACGGAAGAAATACTTCAAGCAGAGATAACGCGCTGTGTCCCCATTGTTTATCTTTGGAAAGACATCGTCTTATGGGTTTGTATTTAAAACGTAAAACCAACTTTTTTAGCGCAGATCTTAAAGTTTTACATGTAGCGCCGGAATACTGTTTTATCGACCGATTCGAGCATATGAAAAATCTTGACTATATCACGGCGGATATTGAATCTCCGCTGGCAAAAGTGAAAATGGACATTCATGACATCCCATTTCCTGATAATACTTTTGACGTGGCTTTTTGTAATCACGTTATGGAACATGTGGACGATTACATCAGAGCCATGAGCGAATTACATCGTGTATTAAAACCGGGCGGTTGGGCCCTAATCCAGTCACCACAGGATTTGAAATACGAATTCACTTATGAGGATGCATCGATCACAGATCCGCGTGAACGTGAAATACATTTCCTTCAAAATGATCACTTGCGTCTTTTTGGAAGAAATTACGGCAGGGAATTGGAAAAAGGAGGATTCACTGTTACCGAAGACCGGTTTGTGATGGATGAATTAACACCTGCGGAAGTAAAACGTTATTCATTGCCGAGCCAGGAGATCGTTTATTTCTGTCAGAAATAA
- the hisS gene encoding histidine--tRNA ligase produces the protein MSKPSLARGTRDFGPEQMVKRTFIFDTIRRSFQRYGFQPLETPAFENLSVLMGKYGDEGDQLLFKLLNSGNFSEKLTESDLNAGYKPLTAKISEKGLRYDLTVPFARYVVMNRGTLVMPFKRYQIQPVWRADRPQKGRYREFYQCDADVVGTESLLCEAEIVLLLHDILPQLGIEDFTVKINNRKILTGIADMIGAHGQEGTLCVAIDKLDKIGKDKVVDELRERNFSEESINLLDPVFSLTGGENPFADLRKWLASSEIGLKGIDELEQVWEMVESLGLKNPKIQFDVTLARGLSYYTGAIFEVKANNVQIGSICGGGRYDNLTGTFGVPGISGVGISFGVDRIYDVMEELNLFPENQTISTKVMISNFDKEAFKYGLSVLPKLREAGLNAEMYPDSVKLKKQLDYADRKNIPFVILIGSDEMNTGQLTLKNMKTGEQQKGTIEELIAAVN, from the coding sequence ATGAGTAAACCAAGCCTTGCCCGCGGCACCCGTGACTTCGGTCCCGAACAAATGGTGAAACGCACCTTTATATTTGATACGATCCGTCGCTCTTTTCAACGTTACGGATTTCAGCCTCTGGAAACGCCGGCATTTGAAAACCTTTCTGTTTTGATGGGGAAATATGGCGATGAAGGAGATCAGCTTCTGTTCAAACTTTTGAATTCAGGAAATTTTAGCGAAAAATTAACTGAGTCGGATCTGAATGCCGGTTATAAACCATTGACTGCCAAGATTTCTGAAAAAGGTCTGCGTTATGATCTTACCGTTCCTTTTGCCCGTTATGTGGTGATGAATCGGGGGACTTTGGTAATGCCATTTAAGCGTTATCAGATACAGCCGGTTTGGAGAGCAGACCGCCCGCAGAAAGGTCGTTACCGGGAATTTTATCAGTGTGATGCCGATGTAGTAGGAACGGAATCTCTGCTTTGCGAAGCGGAAATTGTTTTGCTGCTTCACGATATTTTGCCTCAGTTAGGTATTGAAGATTTTACAGTGAAGATCAACAATCGCAAAATCCTGACAGGAATTGCGGATATGATCGGTGCACATGGCCAAGAAGGAACGCTTTGTGTTGCGATTGATAAACTGGATAAAATCGGAAAAGATAAAGTCGTCGATGAATTGCGCGAACGTAATTTTTCCGAAGAAAGCATCAATTTGCTTGATCCGGTTTTTTCTTTGACGGGTGGAGAAAATCCATTTGCTGATCTTCGAAAATGGCTTGCATCTTCTGAAATTGGCTTAAAAGGCATTGACGAACTGGAACAGGTTTGGGAAATGGTGGAATCGCTTGGTTTGAAAAACCCTAAGATTCAGTTTGATGTAACTTTGGCCAGAGGTTTGTCTTATTATACAGGAGCAATCTTTGAAGTGAAAGCAAATAATGTGCAGATTGGCAGTATCTGCGGTGGCGGAAGATATGATAACCTGACCGGCACATTCGGTGTTCCCGGAATTTCCGGAGTGGGTATTTCTTTCGGTGTTGACAGAATTTATGATGTGATGGAAGAATTAAACCTTTTTCCTGAAAATCAGACGATCAGTACGAAAGTGATGATTTCCAATTTTGATAAAGAAGCTTTCAAATACGGTTTGTCTGTTCTGCCAAAATTACGTGAAGCCGGATTGAACGCTGAAATGTATCCGGATTCTGTCAAGCTGAAAAAACAGCTGGATTATGCTGATCGTAAGAATATTCCTTTCGTAATCCTGATCGGATCTGATGAAATGAATACCGGGCAGCTTACCTTGAAAAATATGAAAACCGGAGAGCAGCAAAAAGGAACGATTGAAGAATTGATCGCCGCTGTGAATTAA
- the parS gene encoding type II RES/Xre toxin-antitoxin system antitoxin, which yields MTALMVNELLGGYNVLKHSVKNDFDLAYLAENGIPKEAIQHLADSAGLELKDVISLLPVTPRNLQRYEDKDLLSNVVSDHLIALADLFSVGTRVLGKEYFLDWMNSKILALGNVKPIQFLRTHAGIELIKTELGRIEHGIFA from the coding sequence ATGACAGCATTAATGGTTAATGAACTTTTGGGAGGTTATAATGTCCTGAAACATTCTGTAAAGAATGATTTTGACCTGGCTTACCTTGCCGAAAACGGTATTCCCAAAGAAGCAATTCAGCATCTTGCGGATTCCGCAGGCCTTGAATTGAAAGATGTAATTTCACTTTTGCCGGTTACGCCAAGGAATCTGCAACGCTATGAAGATAAAGATCTGCTTAGCAATGTGGTTTCTGATCATCTGATTGCTCTTGCTGATTTATTTTCAGTAGGAACACGGGTTTTAGGAAAAGAGTATTTTTTGGATTGGATGAATAGCAAAATCCTGGCTCTGGGCAATGTAAAACCGATTCAGTTTCTTCGTACTCATGCAGGTATCGAACTAATAAAAACGGAACTGGGGCGTATCGAGCACGGTATTTTTGCATAG
- the hisD gene encoding histidinol dehydrogenase — protein sequence MNIISYPERSEWPALLTRPVQDSLAIEGKVLPILDLVKTKGDEGLRELAKKFDGVELAEFAFSQEEFDAAESQLDEELKAAIRQAYQNIYTFHKAQLQPAEKIETMPGVTCWRRSVGIEKVGIYIPGGTAPLFSTVLMLGIPAQLAGCKEVVLCTPSNHPAILFAAKLVGVTSAFRIGGAQAIAAMAYGTESVPKVYKIFGPGNQYVTTAKMLISKEGIAIDMPAGPSEVAVYVDDSAVATFVAADLLSQAEHGADSQVLLVSTSEKFLTAVNEELTTQLEVLPRRELAAQSIANSKAILVNSAYEAIDILNDYAAEHLILSVKDAESVSDKIFNAGSIFLGNYTPESCGDYASGTNHTLPTNGYARAYSGVSVDSFVKKITVQHITETGIRNIGPTVEVMAHAESLDAHKRAVTVRLNSLL from the coding sequence ATGAATATAATTTCTTATCCTGAAAGAAGTGAATGGCCTGCGCTTTTGACCCGGCCGGTTCAGGATTCTTTGGCTATTGAAGGAAAGGTTTTGCCTATTCTTGATTTGGTTAAAACCAAAGGTGATGAAGGTTTGCGTGAACTGGCTAAGAAATTTGACGGCGTTGAGCTGGCTGAATTTGCTTTTTCACAGGAAGAATTTGATGCCGCAGAAAGCCAGCTGGATGAAGAATTGAAAGCAGCGATCCGTCAGGCTTACCAGAATATATATACTTTTCATAAGGCTCAGTTGCAGCCTGCTGAAAAAATTGAAACCATGCCTGGCGTTACTTGCTGGCGACGGAGTGTGGGGATTGAAAAAGTTGGAATTTACATTCCTGGCGGTACGGCACCTTTGTTTAGTACAGTTTTAATGCTTGGGATTCCTGCACAGTTGGCTGGTTGTAAAGAAGTTGTTCTTTGTACACCATCCAATCACCCGGCTATTTTATTTGCTGCCAAATTGGTCGGTGTCACTTCCGCATTCCGTATTGGTGGTGCTCAGGCTATTGCTGCTATGGCTTACGGGACCGAAAGTGTTCCAAAAGTTTACAAAATTTTTGGTCCTGGAAATCAATATGTTACCACTGCTAAGATGTTAATTAGCAAGGAAGGTATCGCGATTGATATGCCGGCTGGTCCGTCGGAGGTTGCGGTTTATGTGGATGATAGTGCGGTTGCTACTTTTGTTGCGGCGGATTTATTGTCGCAGGCTGAACATGGCGCGGATAGTCAGGTTTTACTGGTTTCTACAAGCGAAAAGTTTTTAACAGCTGTCAATGAAGAATTGACAACGCAGCTTGAAGTTTTGCCACGCCGGGAACTTGCTGCTCAATCTATTGCAAATAGTAAAGCAATTCTTGTCAATTCAGCTTATGAAGCCATTGATATTCTGAATGATTACGCTGCGGAACATTTGATTTTGAGTGTGAAAGATGCCGAATCTGTTTCAGATAAAATTTTCAATGCAGGTTCCATTTTCCTGGGCAATTATACACCTGAATCTTGCGGTGATTATGCTTCTGGTACCAATCATACTTTGCCTACCAATGGATATGCCCGCGCATATAGCGGTGTATCTGTGGATAGTTTTGTAAAGAAAATTACTGTTCAGCATATCACAGAAACAGGAATTAGAAACATAGGACCGACTGTTGAAGTAATGGCACATGCGGAGTCTTTGGATGCTCATAAAAGGGCGGTTACTGTTCGTTTAAATTCTCTTTTGTAA
- a CDS encoding RES family NAD+ phosphorylase, whose product MELFRITKSEYQHDLTGIGAYRHGGRWNTPQNSMLYTASHRSLAMLEIIVHWQQPSPPKDFVVVVLFVPDNASVVNPYMIADWHEDSQWSKEFGDSWLKENKTLLMSVPSVVVPSEKNYLINPLHADFGSVKIISIEPFQFDKRLFL is encoded by the coding sequence ATGGAGTTATTCAGAATCACGAAGTCGGAGTACCAGCATGATTTGACGGGAATTGGAGCTTACCGGCATGGGGGAAGATGGAATACACCTCAAAATTCCATGCTTTACACTGCTTCACACCGCTCACTCGCTATGCTTGAAATCATCGTTCACTGGCAACAGCCGAGTCCTCCGAAAGATTTTGTAGTTGTTGTTTTATTTGTGCCGGATAATGCGTCTGTGGTTAATCCTTACATGATTGCTGACTGGCACGAGGATTCACAATGGAGCAAAGAATTTGGAGATTCCTGGCTGAAAGAAAATAAAACGCTGCTTATGAGTGTTCCTTCTGTGGTGGTGCCTTCCGAAAAAAACTATTTGATTAACCCATTACATGCTGATTTTGGTTCGGTCAAAATTATTAGTATTGAGCCTTTTCAATTTGATAAAAGATTATTTTTATAA
- the hisG gene encoding ATP phosphoribosyltransferase, translating to MDNILRIAIQKSGRLSEDSLKLIKECGIRFDNGAGKLKTSATNFPAEILFLRDDDIPGYVEDGVAHLGIVGENVSVESDRDVNTVHKLGFSKCRLSIGVLREHEYAGVQDLDGKSIATSYPKLLGKYLAENNVKAQIHEISGSVEIAPSIGLADAVCDIVSSGSTLLSNGLKEVETIFKSEAVMIASKHLTAGQQDLLDQLLFRIKSVQVAKNNKYILLNCPLSAVDEITKYLPGMKAPTVMPLATEGWCSIHSVINENDFWENIEKIRQAGAEGILVIPIEKMIL from the coding sequence ATGGATAATATTTTAAGGATTGCAATACAAAAATCTGGAAGACTAAGTGAAGATTCTTTGAAATTGATCAAGGAATGCGGTATTCGTTTTGACAACGGAGCCGGAAAGCTGAAAACTTCCGCAACCAATTTTCCTGCTGAAATTCTTTTTTTACGTGATGATGATATTCCCGGATACGTGGAAGATGGCGTGGCACATCTGGGTATTGTTGGTGAAAACGTTTCGGTTGAATCGGATCGTGATGTGAATACGGTTCATAAACTTGGTTTTTCAAAATGCCGTCTTTCTATCGGGGTTTTGAGAGAACATGAGTATGCTGGTGTTCAGGATCTGGATGGAAAGAGTATTGCGACTTCTTATCCAAAACTTTTGGGGAAATATCTTGCTGAAAACAATGTTAAGGCTCAGATCCATGAAATCAGTGGTTCAGTAGAAATCGCTCCGAGTATAGGATTGGCTGATGCGGTTTGTGATATCGTAAGTTCAGGAAGTACTTTGCTTAGCAACGGTTTAAAAGAGGTAGAAACGATTTTCAAGTCGGAAGCGGTGATGATTGCGAGTAAGCATTTAACGGCTGGTCAGCAGGATTTACTTGATCAATTGCTTTTCCGTATCAAATCGGTTCAGGTTGCTAAAAACAATAAATATATTTTATTGAACTGCCCGCTGAGTGCAGTGGATGAGATCACAAAATATTTGCCTGGAATGAAAGCGCCAACGGTTATGCCATTGGCAACGGAGGGCTGGTGTTCAATTCATTCGGTGATTAATGAAAATGATTTCTGGGAAAATATTGAGAAGATCAGACAGGCGGGAGCGGAAGGAATTTTGGTAATTCCGATTGAAAAAATGATTCTTTAA
- the hisC gene encoding histidinol-phosphate transaminase, with product MNNSFDLNSVIRPHILTLAPYSSARDEYTGHSGVFLDANENPYGSVTVEHYNRYPDPYQAEIKAKLSPIKNIDTKRIFLGNGSDEPIDLLIRATCTPEKDHVIILPPTYGMYEVSASIHNVQIDKVSLTVDYQIDIDAVLKAITPDTKIIWVCTPNNPTGNVMQDEAIVTLLNNFNGLVVVDEAYVDFTDSVSWISRLDEFPNLVVLQTFSKAWGLAGIRAGMCFASADLIKILNKIKSPYNISLPAQRALLEGLSAVEKKDEMVKEILKERASLRTMLENLSLVNKVFPSDANFLLVHFDDAKAVMAYLIDEAIIVRDRSKVHLCEGCLRITVGTEEENELLIESLKKYQQNSVIA from the coding sequence ATGAACAATTCCTTCGACCTGAATTCGGTCATTCGCCCGCACATTTTAACTTTGGCTCCATATTCTTCGGCACGTGACGAATATACCGGACATTCTGGTGTTTTTCTGGATGCTAATGAAAATCCTTATGGCTCGGTCACTGTTGAGCATTATAACCGCTATCCAGATCCATATCAGGCTGAAATAAAAGCGAAATTAAGTCCGATAAAAAATATTGATACCAAAAGAATTTTTCTTGGAAACGGGAGCGACGAGCCGATTGATTTATTGATCCGCGCTACCTGCACGCCTGAAAAAGATCATGTTATCATTTTGCCGCCCACGTATGGAATGTATGAAGTGAGTGCTTCTATTCATAACGTTCAGATTGATAAAGTTTCATTAACTGTTGATTATCAAATTGATATTGATGCAGTTTTGAAAGCGATCACACCTGATACCAAAATTATCTGGGTTTGTACGCCAAATAATCCAACCGGAAATGTGATGCAGGATGAAGCAATTGTTACGCTTTTGAATAATTTCAATGGTCTGGTTGTGGTTGATGAAGCTTATGTGGATTTTACAGATTCTGTGTCGTGGATCTCACGTCTGGATGAGTTTCCCAATCTTGTTGTTTTGCAAACTTTTTCGAAAGCCTGGGGCCTTGCCGGTATCCGCGCCGGAATGTGTTTCGCTTCTGCGGACCTGATCAAAATCCTGAATAAAATAAAATCGCCATACAATATTAGTCTCCCTGCACAGCGCGCTTTGCTTGAAGGTTTGAGTGCAGTTGAAAAGAAGGATGAAATGGTGAAAGAAATTCTGAAAGAAAGAGCTTCCCTACGTACGATGCTGGAAAATTTATCGTTGGTGAATAAGGTATTTCCATCAGACGCCAACTTTTTACTTGTCCATTTTGACGATGCCAAGGCTGTAATGGCTTATTTGATCGACGAAGCCATCATTGTTCGTGACCGTTCGAAAGTGCATTTGTGCGAAGGATGTCTGCGGATTACGGTAGGCACCGAAGAGGAAAATGAGCTTTTGATAGAATCTTTAAAAAAATATCAGCAAAATAGCGTAATTGCATAA